One window of Saprospiraceae bacterium genomic DNA carries:
- a CDS encoding TlpA family protein disulfide reductase yields MIQIVNANNLTKISGIISNPINSKVYICYYNIITFDQIIVDSAQLDINGKFSMTFVWPNYNHMVFIHESINVNLYINPKDNIELEFDADNFNKSIKCYGIGGAVNNYLVQKLLIFNKNYPTSIYKLNEKDFIQFIDSTENEKLIHLNNFFSKLKKNKKLVKFLKYEEAEIIYSTVNAKYTYPSLYSYMNGLKSPVLLSSNYYNFLNHILVQNIKAFNAYSYLEFIENYFKTEVQKMFLLDSTQNIVELQERFLENNFSGCIKDYLYSKWIYNLLTRKNDLQNASIVFSKFKNSSKNKSLIELLTMTFINTSRMAIGEIAPNFTYYDINGKLTSLSDFKGKLIYLDIWASWCGPCIKEIPYTKKLQEKLKNRNIEFLFISVDRDPNKWKTFVNKELLQGTHLLSSHDYSINIEKLYNVKSFPRYFIIGADGKILDNIAKRPSQEVILDLERYLKD; encoded by the coding sequence TTGATTCAAATCGTAAATGCCAATAACTTAACAAAAATATCTGGTATTATATCCAATCCTATCAATAGCAAAGTATATATTTGTTATTATAACATAATTACATTTGATCAAATAATTGTTGATTCAGCTCAATTAGATATCAATGGTAAATTTTCTATGACTTTTGTATGGCCTAATTACAATCATATGGTTTTTATCCATGAGAGTATAAATGTAAATTTATATATAAACCCAAAAGACAATATTGAATTAGAATTTGATGCTGACAATTTCAATAAATCAATTAAGTGTTATGGAATAGGAGGAGCTGTAAATAATTATTTAGTACAAAAATTATTAATATTTAACAAAAATTATCCAACTTCCATTTACAAATTGAATGAAAAAGATTTTATTCAATTTATCGATTCTACCGAAAATGAAAAATTAATACATCTAAACAATTTTTTTTCAAAATTAAAGAAAAATAAAAAATTAGTTAAATTTTTAAAATATGAAGAAGCCGAAATAATTTATAGCACAGTTAATGCAAAATATACTTATCCAAGCTTATATAGTTATATGAATGGACTTAAAAGTCCAGTATTACTAAGTTCCAACTATTACAACTTTCTAAATCATATATTAGTTCAAAATATAAAAGCATTCAACGCTTATTCGTATTTAGAATTCATTGAAAATTATTTTAAGACAGAGGTACAAAAGATGTTTTTATTAGATTCAACTCAAAATATTGTTGAGCTTCAAGAACGATTTTTAGAAAATAATTTTTCTGGATGTATAAAAGACTATCTATATTCAAAATGGATATATAACTTACTTACTCGTAAAAATGATCTACAAAATGCTAGTATTGTATTTAGTAAATTTAAAAATAGTTCTAAAAACAAGTCACTCATAGAATTACTGACGATGACTTTTATTAATACTAGCAGAATGGCTATTGGTGAAATTGCTCCAAATTTTACATATTACGATATTAATGGTAAATTAACTTCACTTTCTGACTTTAAAGGAAAATTAATTTATCTTGATATATGGGCTAGTTGGTGTGGTCCATGTATTAAAGAAATACCATATACAAAAAAACTACAGGAGAAACTTAAAAATAGAAATATCGAATTTCTTTTTATTTCAGTCGATAGGGATCCTAATAAATGGAAAACCTTTGTAAATAAAGAACTATTGCAAGGTACACATTTGCTTTCTAGTCATGATTATTCAATAAATATAGAAAAATTATATAATGTAAAATCATTTCCAAGATATTTTATTATAGGAGCGGATGGGAAAATATTAGATAATATAGCAAAACGTCCGAGCCAAGAAGTTATATTGGATTTGGAAAGGTATCTAAAAGATTAG
- a CDS encoding T9SS type A sorting domain-containing protein produces MEYQIDAIETSLPKNAAISTDSIWEDNLKFMNEFNILLLTGQAETTDFDQVEAIADQNFDIGGIAVLHARVWFPQYSDESSLTKIKDQLPAGEILVSELVIKNAVEIYPVPSVTNTVTIRSENKLKSINFMDAQGRIWISQELSESQYHTLNLAALQAGVYLIELKFWDGIKSVKKIMKQ; encoded by the coding sequence ATGGAATATCAAATTGATGCTATTGAAACCTCATTGCCTAAAAATGCAGCCATTAGTACCGATTCAATCTGGGAGGATAATTTAAAATTCATGAATGAATTTAATATTCTATTGCTTACTGGACAAGCTGAAACCACAGATTTTGATCAGGTAGAAGCGATCGCAGATCAAAATTTTGATATAGGAGGGATCGCAGTATTGCATGCACGGGTTTGGTTTCCTCAATACAGCGATGAAAGCAGTTTAACAAAGATTAAGGATCAATTGCCTGCAGGTGAAATCCTAGTCTCAGAATTGGTTATAAAGAATGCTGTTGAAATTTACCCAGTACCGAGTGTCACAAATACAGTTACCATACGTTCTGAGAATAAGCTAAAATCTATAAATTTTATGGATGCTCAAGGTCGTATTTGGATTTCGCAAGAGCTAAGTGAATCGCAATACCATACATTAAATTTAGCTGCATTGCAAGCAGGCGTTTATTTAATAGAATTAAAATTTTGGGATGGGATAAAAAGTGTTAAGAAAATTATGAAACAATAA
- a CDS encoding PKD domain-containing protein yields the protein MKYFTIFSLFMFCYDLIAQDKQDNIWLFGHEPNRPVDYFGGSMIDFYAEFPKVQYFNINTRLFDCSSICTNEGALAIYTNNCAIFDKYHKLVPTSDSLNPGSVTNQYCHGTLGAYPSRSSTILLYDYNKYFYSLFHFGQLENTNPGLLFRTKILRDTNSNFKITDKSILIDSLETTEGIQAIRHGNGRDWWIVMHESFNNNFIKYLFTPAGILGPYKQAIGNIWTHQYWIAQAAFSPDGNWYALVSEYNGANLFRFDRCTGLLSDYISLNKPADDNRYYPRGVCFSPNSKLLYVSADFSLYQYNLDAPDISNSYTLIDTTDHYKLPYTFFSTFYQLMLGPDHKIYGITNSETNFLHVIHNPDLPGKACNLKQHDILLPSTYFQSMPNFPHFRIFDWDDSPCDTLGINKSAVARWRYAQDSLNYLRFDFTNLSYTDILEWQWDFGDPASGNNTSTLKNPEHNFSKNGIYPVCLIAKNKHGSDTLCKDIQIGTVGLDDSPIQIDIKSNFLLAPNPCKEFLQINISNYHPQNMTAHFYNQIGKNVKSVRLFQGVNTVEMDDLIQGIYFISILENGRVILTKNINRL from the coding sequence ATGAAATATTTTACAATTTTTTCATTATTTATGTTTTGTTATGATTTAATTGCACAAGATAAACAAGATAATATTTGGTTGTTTGGCCATGAACCAAATAGACCTGTCGATTATTTTGGAGGAAGTATGATTGATTTTTATGCAGAATTCCCAAAAGTTCAATATTTTAATATAAATACGAGGCTATTTGATTGTAGTTCAATATGTACTAATGAAGGAGCTTTGGCTATATATACAAATAACTGCGCTATTTTTGATAAATATCATAAATTAGTCCCAACTAGTGATAGTTTAAATCCTGGATCTGTAACAAATCAATATTGTCATGGAACTTTAGGAGCATACCCATCAAGGAGTTCTACGATTTTATTATACGATTATAATAAATATTTTTATAGTCTGTTTCATTTTGGGCAATTGGAAAATACTAATCCTGGATTATTATTTAGGACCAAGATTTTAAGAGATACTAACTCAAACTTCAAAATAACTGATAAAAGCATTTTAATAGATTCTTTAGAAACTACTGAAGGTATTCAAGCAATCAGACATGGAAATGGTCGTGATTGGTGGATTGTAATGCACGAATCCTTTAATAATAATTTTATTAAATACCTTTTCACCCCAGCTGGAATATTAGGACCTTATAAACAAGCCATAGGCAATATATGGACTCATCAATACTGGATTGCTCAAGCAGCATTTTCTCCAGATGGCAATTGGTATGCATTGGTTTCTGAGTACAATGGAGCCAATTTATTTCGATTTGATCGATGTACTGGTCTATTGTCTGATTACATTTCTTTAAATAAACCTGCTGATGACAATCGATACTATCCACGGGGTGTTTGTTTTTCTCCAAATAGTAAATTGCTTTATGTTTCCGCAGATTTTTCCTTGTATCAATACAATCTGGATGCCCCTGATATTTCAAACTCCTATACTTTAATTGATACTACCGATCATTATAAACTACCCTATACTTTTTTTTCCACCTTCTATCAATTGATGCTAGGTCCAGATCACAAAATTTATGGCATTACCAACAGTGAAACCAATTTCCTTCATGTTATACACAATCCGGATTTACCCGGTAAAGCTTGCAATTTAAAGCAACATGATATTTTACTGCCATCCACTTATTTTCAATCCATGCCCAATTTTCCTCATTTTAGAATCTTTGATTGGGATGACAGCCCTTGCGATACCCTGGGTATCAATAAATCAGCAGTGGCCCGTTGGAGGTATGCTCAGGATAGCCTCAATTATTTGAGATTTGATTTTACCAATCTCAGTTATACAGATATTTTAGAATGGCAATGGGACTTTGGAGATCCTGCCAGCGGCAACAATACCAGCACATTAAAAAATCCAGAACATAATTTTTCAAAAAATGGTATTTACCCGGTCTGTCTGATTGCAAAAAACAAACACGGTTCGGATACCTTGTGCAAAGACATTCAAATTGGTACGGTAGGTCTTGATGACTCACCAATACAAATAGATATTAAATCAAATTTCTTATTAGCTCCCAATCCTTGCAAAGAATTCTTACAAATAAATATCAGCAATTACCATCCTCAAAATATGACAGCACATTTCTATAACCAAATTGGTAAAAATGTAAAGTCAGTCCGTTTATTTCAAGGGGTCAATACAGTGGAAATGGATGATTTAATTCAAGGAATTTATTTTATTTCGATACTGGAAAATGGACGAGTTATTTTAACAAAGAATATTAATAGGCTTTAA
- a CDS encoding rhomboid family intramembrane serine protease, producing the protein MFFPIGDDNVQGGYKPLFSYTLILVNVLVFLFEFSLQQDAAEAMVVEFGSIPVEISSGQDLYTLLTSMFMHGGWMHLIGNMLFLWVFADNIEAVVGTFNFILFYMLGGIAAALIHVLTNPYSELPMIGASGAISAVMGAYLVMFPASRIRVWILFLFTSAYVPALFFLGIWIAQQMVAGFGSLGLNTEEGGTAWFAHIGGFGFGLVVGFFARRNYRNRYKYQEEN; encoded by the coding sequence ATGTTCTTTCCAATTGGTGACGACAATGTACAAGGAGGTTACAAGCCTTTGTTTTCCTATACCTTGATTTTGGTCAATGTATTGGTATTTTTATTTGAGTTTAGTTTGCAACAAGATGCAGCAGAAGCAATGGTTGTTGAGTTTGGTTCGATACCGGTAGAAATTAGTTCGGGACAGGATTTATATACGTTACTGACTTCCATGTTTATGCATGGAGGTTGGATGCACCTGATTGGTAACATGTTGTTCTTATGGGTTTTTGCAGATAACATAGAAGCCGTAGTTGGTACGTTCAATTTTATTTTATTTTACATGCTTGGAGGCATCGCCGCAGCGCTCATACATGTCTTGACCAATCCCTACAGTGAATTGCCCATGATCGGGGCCAGCGGCGCCATCTCTGCAGTAATGGGAGCCTATCTGGTCATGTTTCCGGCGTCTCGCATCCGGGTATGGATTTTATTTTTATTTACTTCTGCATATGTGCCGGCCTTATTTTTTCTTGGCATATGGATAGCACAACAAATGGTTGCAGGATTTGGCTCATTGGGACTTAACACCGAAGAAGGTGGTACTGCCTGGTTTGCACACATCGGAGGATTTGGATTTGGATTGGTGGTAGGATTTTTCGCACGTCGGAATTATAGGAATCGGTATAAATATCAGGAAGAAAATTGA
- a CDS encoding KpsF/GutQ family sugar-phosphate isomerase, protein MLNPSQHDIVLQAARNCIEIEAQVVADLKNQIQESFVQCVQLIYECKGRLVVTGIGKSAIVGQKMVATFNSTGTPSLFMHAADAIHGDLGMIRPEDIVLCISKSGETPEIKVLLPLVKHLGSQLIAMVSNSNSSLAQQANQVIWIPVDKEAEPNNLAPTASTTAQMVMGDALAVSLLALRGFTPMDFAQFHPGGSLGKQLYLKVKDIYPSHEKPAVFEQAGLNEVILEMTSKRLGMTAVINQENKLSGIITDGDLRRMLQKTSSMDSLQAKDIMSLNPIRIAPDALAVEAFRVLKDRNITQVIVAAGDQYLGVIHIHDLIKEGII, encoded by the coding sequence ATGTTGAATCCTTCCCAACACGATATCGTTCTGCAAGCAGCCCGCAATTGCATTGAGATAGAAGCACAAGTTGTAGCAGATTTAAAAAATCAAATTCAAGAATCATTTGTACAGTGTGTCCAGCTTATTTACGAATGCAAGGGACGCCTGGTGGTAACGGGCATTGGTAAATCTGCCATCGTTGGACAAAAGATGGTGGCCACCTTTAATTCAACCGGAACCCCATCTTTGTTTATGCATGCTGCTGATGCCATTCACGGTGATTTGGGAATGATTCGTCCGGAAGATATTGTATTGTGTATTTCGAAAAGTGGCGAAACGCCAGAGATTAAAGTTTTGTTGCCCTTGGTCAAACATTTAGGATCTCAATTAATTGCAATGGTTTCAAATTCCAATTCGAGTTTAGCCCAACAAGCCAATCAAGTGATTTGGATTCCGGTTGACAAAGAAGCAGAGCCCAATAACCTGGCACCAACGGCCAGCACAACGGCTCAAATGGTTATGGGCGATGCGCTTGCAGTTTCATTGCTTGCCTTGAGAGGATTTACACCCATGGATTTTGCACAATTTCATCCCGGCGGTTCTTTGGGAAAGCAATTGTACTTAAAAGTTAAAGATATCTATCCTTCCCATGAAAAACCAGCAGTGTTTGAACAAGCCGGATTGAACGAAGTGATTTTGGAAATGACCTCCAAACGTTTGGGCATGACGGCTGTGATAAATCAAGAAAATAAATTATCCGGCATCATTACGGATGGAGATTTAAGACGCATGTTGCAAAAAACAAGTTCGATGGATTCTTTACAAGCAAAAGATATTATGTCTTTAAATCCAATCCGCATAGCACCGGATGCATTGGCTGTAGAAGCATTTCGAGTATTGAAAGATAGAAACATCACCCAGGTTATTGTAGCAGCCGGCGATCAATATTTAGGAGTGATCCACATTCATGATTTAATAAAAGAAGGCATCATCTAA
- a CDS encoding DUF4290 domain-containing protein: protein MTNPNIQFAYNTSQTELIMPEYGRNVQDLIVHCKKIEDPVYRQSFAEEIINLMQIMTPYNRNFDEHRRKLWHHFFRIASYEIDVTTPYGDKPSADLDKLRPEKVPYPIPADRYRHYGNYVNMLIKKAMQMEAGPKRDEFSQIIGSYMKMAFKNWNREHYVSDELIKSDLLNMSNGQLTIDESVQFNTLANTAIKSQRRVYKGMNKQNYRNKKNNNYRGKSNNNSNNKRRP from the coding sequence ATGACGAATCCTAATATTCAGTTTGCATACAATACTTCTCAAACCGAACTCATTATGCCTGAGTACGGTCGGAATGTGCAAGATCTTATTGTGCATTGTAAAAAAATAGAAGATCCAGTTTATCGCCAATCGTTTGCAGAAGAAATTATCAATCTGATGCAAATCATGACTCCGTACAATCGGAATTTTGATGAACACCGCCGCAAATTGTGGCATCATTTTTTTAGAATTGCCAGTTATGAAATTGATGTTACAACGCCCTATGGGGATAAACCCAGTGCGGATCTTGATAAGTTGAGACCTGAAAAAGTACCGTATCCAATTCCTGCAGACCGCTACAGACATTATGGCAATTATGTAAACATGCTGATTAAAAAAGCCATGCAGATGGAAGCCGGTCCGAAACGCGATGAGTTTTCACAAATCATCGGTTCGTATATGAAAATGGCATTTAAAAATTGGAACCGCGAACATTATGTGAGCGACGAATTAATAAAAAGTGATTTATTAAACATGTCGAATGGTCAGTTGACCATTGATGAGAGTGTTCAATTTAATACCCTGGCAAATACAGCGATAAAAAGCCAGCGCAGGGTTTACAAAGGAATGAATAAGCAGAATTACCGGAATAAGAAAAACAATAATTATCGCGGCAAATCCAACAATAACAGCAACAACAAGCGCAGGCCTTGA
- the glmS gene encoding glutamine--fructose-6-phosphate transaminase (isomerizing), producing MCGIIAYLGDKNSYPILLEGLRRLEYRGYDSAGIALLDGELSVYKKKGKVQELADLTENKGLYATIGMGHTRWATHGKPDDINAHPHFSGNNRLAIIHNGIIENYATLKEALTRLGHRFESETDTEVLIHLIEEFQNRDSLPLEEAVRKALNKVVGAYAIVVIDKNDPNKLVGARKSSPLVIGLGDKDLFIASDATPIIQYTNKVVYLNDEEIAVLTRDKGLEISTLSNDELQEPVIHEWDMSMDQLEKGGYEHFMLKEIYQQSQTISDCMRGRLNAIEGWVRLGGLEEHINRINKANRIIIAACGTSWHSALIGEYLIEDLARIPVEVEYASEFRYRNPILTDKDVVLVISQSGETADTLAAAELAKEKGALVYGIVNVVGSSIARMTHAGSYIHCGPEIGVASTKAFTGQVTLLTLMSLVLGQRNGSLSNSYYHQLIAELASIPDKVEKVLASNEKIKYLAGEIKNTNNTLYLGRGYNFPVALEGALKLKEISYIHAEGYPAAEMKHGPIALIDENMPVIVIATNVSAYEKIVSNIMEVKARKGIVIAIVTEGDVEIKRIADHFIEIPSTIDPLTPLLSVIPLQLLSYHVAVMRQCDVDQPRNLAKSVTVE from the coding sequence ATGTGTGGAATTATTGCATATCTTGGAGATAAGAATTCCTATCCAATACTTTTGGAAGGGCTGCGCCGTCTTGAATACAGGGGCTATGACTCTGCAGGCATCGCGCTATTAGATGGCGAATTGTCCGTTTATAAGAAAAAGGGGAAGGTTCAGGAATTGGCCGATCTCACAGAAAACAAAGGCCTCTACGCAACCATCGGAATGGGTCATACCCGTTGGGCTACTCACGGCAAACCGGATGATATCAATGCGCATCCGCATTTTTCAGGTAACAATCGCCTGGCCATCATCCACAATGGCATTATTGAAAATTATGCCACACTTAAAGAGGCACTTACTCGATTAGGTCATCGCTTTGAAAGTGAAACCGACACCGAAGTACTCATCCATTTAATAGAAGAATTTCAAAATCGCGACAGTTTGCCGTTGGAAGAAGCTGTTCGCAAAGCACTCAATAAAGTGGTGGGCGCATATGCCATTGTGGTCATTGATAAAAATGATCCCAATAAATTGGTAGGTGCCCGAAAATCTAGTCCGTTGGTAATTGGTTTGGGTGATAAGGATTTATTTATAGCATCGGACGCAACACCGATCATTCAATATACCAACAAAGTCGTCTATCTCAATGATGAGGAAATTGCGGTTTTGACTCGTGACAAAGGATTGGAAATTTCAACCCTGAGCAATGATGAATTGCAGGAACCTGTAATTCATGAGTGGGACATGAGCATGGATCAATTGGAGAAAGGTGGGTACGAACATTTTATGTTGAAAGAAATCTACCAACAATCTCAAACCATTTCTGATTGCATGCGGGGCCGATTGAATGCAATTGAAGGTTGGGTGCGCCTTGGAGGACTTGAAGAACACATCAATCGGATCAATAAAGCCAATCGCATCATCATTGCAGCCTGTGGTACGTCCTGGCATAGTGCATTAATTGGAGAATATTTAATTGAAGACCTCGCACGAATTCCGGTTGAAGTTGAATATGCTTCAGAGTTTCGATATAGAAATCCAATCCTAACCGACAAAGATGTGGTCCTAGTAATTTCACAGTCCGGTGAAACTGCAGACACACTGGCTGCAGCTGAATTGGCCAAAGAGAAAGGAGCCCTTGTTTATGGTATTGTCAATGTGGTTGGGTCGTCCATTGCGCGCATGACGCATGCAGGTTCCTACATACACTGTGGTCCAGAGATTGGAGTGGCTTCTACAAAAGCTTTTACAGGTCAGGTTACTTTATTGACTTTAATGTCTCTGGTTTTAGGACAGCGCAATGGCAGTTTATCCAATTCGTATTATCACCAGTTGATTGCAGAGTTGGCTAGCATTCCGGATAAAGTAGAAAAAGTACTTGCATCCAATGAAAAAATAAAATACCTGGCGGGGGAAATTAAAAATACAAACAACACCCTGTACCTTGGAAGAGGATATAATTTTCCAGTTGCATTGGAAGGTGCTTTGAAATTGAAGGAAATTTCTTACATCCATGCAGAAGGGTATCCGGCAGCAGAAATGAAGCATGGACCCATTGCCCTGATCGATGAAAACATGCCAGTGATTGTGATCGCAACCAATGTCAGTGCTTATGAAAAAATTGTTTCCAATATCATGGAAGTCAAAGCACGTAAAGGCATTGTCATTGCCATTGTTACTGAAGGCGATGTAGAAATTAAACGGATTGCAGATCACTTTATAGAAATTCCAAGCACCATTGATCCATTGACACCCTTGCTGTCAGTGATCCCACTCCAATTATTATCCTATCATGTGGCGGTTATGCGTCAATGTGATGTAGATCAACCAAGAAACTTAGCAAAATCCGTTACTGTCGAATAA
- a CDS encoding DUF4270 family protein: MLLSGVWILLTSCNEIDPFGSDLLNSAWIDAKGIDTFHIQAGPADPDSIISYRVMTTLGLSGFQDISFPLGVMNDPLFGKVEAGFGSQLRIIASKNLDFLTSTVDSVVISLRYDTSTFYGYNTTPATVRVYPLSQPYSTSSTYYSNYLPGYDKSNVLGELKDFIPNKKDSLMILEDTFKLQLYPQLRFRMDTGAFMKILRSYADTIYFTTDSFSKSFNGIAVVCESGDGIMSVLPQHADSKITVYYHYSTDTVQSKREFYMSSFAAKTPFYKIDNQATVAANCLNGSILGDSLLCMQGFTGRDIRLKIPYDSAWKGKFINYAVLHLTVDDQPGDDRTNFPLPKLLEIFDISSGTKVAIDDVALGLTTSTSYIRIFGGNPVASVQDGKTVYSYKMNITRHFQKSLKAKKDLDLVISPLFKLESAGRLFFKGPGATQNPAKLILTYSE; the protein is encoded by the coding sequence ATGCTTTTATCCGGAGTATGGATTCTATTAACGTCTTGCAATGAAATCGATCCTTTTGGTTCAGATCTTCTCAATTCAGCATGGATTGATGCAAAAGGCATTGATACATTTCATATACAAGCAGGACCTGCAGATCCGGATTCTATTATCAGTTATCGTGTGATGACCACCCTGGGTTTATCAGGATTTCAAGACATTTCATTTCCTTTGGGCGTAATGAATGATCCTTTGTTTGGCAAAGTAGAGGCTGGATTTGGAAGTCAATTGCGCATCATTGCCAGTAAGAACCTGGATTTTTTAACCAGTACGGTGGATTCGGTGGTGATTTCACTCCGTTACGATACCAGTACATTTTATGGTTATAATACAACTCCGGCTACCGTTAGGGTGTATCCATTAAGCCAGCCGTATTCAACTTCATCAACCTATTACAGCAATTACCTTCCGGGTTATGACAAATCAAATGTGTTGGGGGAACTAAAAGACTTCATTCCCAATAAAAAGGATAGCCTCATGATTTTGGAAGATACTTTCAAACTCCAATTGTATCCGCAACTCCGATTTCGGATGGACACTGGAGCGTTCATGAAAATATTGAGGTCCTATGCCGATACCATTTATTTTACTACGGACAGCTTCAGCAAATCGTTTAATGGAATCGCAGTGGTTTGTGAATCGGGAGATGGTATCATGTCTGTATTGCCACAGCACGCTGATAGTAAAATAACGGTGTATTACCATTATTCAACTGATACGGTACAATCAAAGCGTGAATTTTACATGAGCAGCTTTGCTGCAAAAACGCCATTTTATAAAATTGATAATCAGGCAACCGTTGCTGCCAATTGTTTGAACGGAAGCATTCTGGGAGACAGTCTCTTGTGTATGCAAGGATTTACAGGAAGGGATATCCGTTTGAAAATTCCGTATGACAGTGCTTGGAAAGGAAAATTTATCAATTACGCTGTTTTGCATTTGACCGTTGACGATCAACCAGGAGATGACCGAACCAACTTTCCGCTTCCAAAATTGTTAGAAATCTTTGATATCAGCAGTGGAACGAAGGTAGCCATTGATGATGTGGCACTGGGATTAACAACCAGTACAAGCTATATTCGTATTTTTGGAGGAAATCCGGTCGCTTCAGTTCAAGATGGAAAAACGGTTTATAGTTATAAAATGAACATTACCAGACATTTTCAAAAATCTTTAAAGGCTAAAAAAGATCTGGATTTGGTAATTAGCCCATTGTTTAAACTGGAGTCAGCAGGACGCCTCTTTTTTAAAGGCCCCGGAGCGACCCAAAATCCGGCAAAATTGATATTAACCTATTCTGAATAA
- a CDS encoding glycogen/starch synthase, with protein sequence MSKNRILFITQEMEPYLDLSGIGSLIQKLPAYAQDSGMEIRILMPRFGTINERRHRLHEVVRLSGMNIIINDDDFALIIKVASLPGSRIQVYFLDNDEFFKRKTVFEDEEGKLYDDNQDRMIFFCKGALETVKKFGWPPDVVHCHGWMTSLIPFYLKTSYKNDPVFKHSKVVLSVYDQIIEKSFTEDFLTKAAINNLKPEQLLAFKNGTGITLDKGAIQYADGIIQGSQSISDALSTSIQSTEKPFIKTTEEEFLPSYIDFYKNLIH encoded by the coding sequence ATGAGTAAAAACAGGATTCTCTTTATTACCCAGGAAATGGAGCCTTATCTGGATCTTTCAGGCATTGGCTCTTTGATCCAGAAATTGCCGGCCTATGCGCAAGACAGTGGGATGGAGATCCGGATTTTAATGCCGCGTTTTGGCACCATCAACGAGCGAAGACATCGATTGCATGAAGTGGTGCGACTTTCAGGAATGAATATTATCATAAATGATGATGATTTTGCCTTGATTATCAAAGTGGCTTCTTTACCTGGTTCCAGGATTCAGGTTTACTTTTTGGACAATGACGAGTTTTTCAAACGCAAAACCGTTTTTGAAGATGAAGAAGGAAAATTATATGACGACAATCAGGATCGGATGATTTTCTTTTGTAAGGGTGCCTTGGAGACTGTAAAAAAGTTTGGCTGGCCACCGGATGTGGTTCATTGCCATGGTTGGATGACCAGTTTGATCCCGTTTTACCTTAAGACAAGTTACAAGAACGACCCTGTTTTTAAACATTCAAAAGTCGTATTGTCAGTTTACGATCAAATTATTGAAAAAAGCTTTACAGAAGACTTTTTAACCAAAGCAGCCATTAATAATTTAAAACCCGAACAATTGTTGGCATTTAAAAATGGCACTGGCATTACACTCGATAAAGGGGCCATTCAATATGCAGACGGCATCATTCAGGGAAGCCAATCTATCAGTGATGCCCTTAGTACGTCCATTCAAAGTACTGAAAAACCTTTTATTAAAACAACGGAAGAAGAATTTTTGCCTTCTTACATCGATTTTTACAAGAATCTGATTCATTAA